The following proteins come from a genomic window of Pyxidicoccus sp. MSG2:
- a CDS encoding OmpA family protein — protein sequence MTRTLLCLFLTAGLVGCASRAANSSTSHAGPPPTASAPATPRHDDSSRPASGEETEALLALTSAPIYFSLDSATLAPEARDGLEHVAQALRQRSLAKVTVSGHTCELGTTEYNIALGQRRADIVRAYLVRLGVEPQRIAVVSYGEERPADVNTPEKNRRAELSFRLAEQARAGEL from the coding sequence ATGACCCGCACCCTCCTCTGCCTCTTCCTGACGGCCGGCCTCGTCGGTTGTGCGAGCCGCGCCGCCAACAGCTCCACCTCCCACGCCGGTCCCCCGCCGACCGCCTCCGCGCCCGCGACGCCGCGGCATGACGACTCCTCCCGCCCGGCCTCCGGGGAGGAGACCGAAGCGCTGCTGGCGCTCACCTCCGCGCCCATCTACTTCTCGCTCGACTCCGCCACGCTCGCACCCGAAGCGCGTGACGGGCTGGAGCACGTCGCCCAGGCCCTGCGCCAGCGCTCGCTCGCGAAGGTGACGGTGTCGGGCCACACCTGCGAGCTGGGCACCACCGAGTACAACATCGCGCTGGGGCAGCGCCGCGCCGACATCGTGCGCGCCTACCTCGTGCGCCTGGGCGTCGAGCCCCAGCGCATCGCCGTCGTGTCCTATGGCGAGGAGCGGCCGGCGGACGTGAATACCCCGGAGAAGAACCGCCGCGCCGAGCTCTCCTTCCGCCTGGCCGAGCAGGCCCGCGCGGGCGAGCTGTAG
- a CDS encoding sigma-54-dependent transcriptional regulator: MPSSARILVVDDHEEMGQMMQAPLEDAGYRVDLATGGADAIAQLRARLYDVVLCDLRMEDVDGMDVLAAARKLDPELPVLLMTAFGAVESAVEAMKRGAYHYLTKPFRLDEVLLYVGRAVEERRLRAEHRDLKRQVADRSGLGSLIGRGASMQALYALIERVAQSGAPVLVRGESGSGKELVARALHSEGPRRPGPFVAVNCTALPHALLESELFGHLKGAFTGATTARRGLFVEADGGTLFLDEIGDMPPELQAKLLRVLEDGEVRAVGADGSRSVDVRVIAATHQDLEARVKEGRFRADLFYRLNVVSLRIPPLRERPEDIPMLVEHFVARARTRNPRSPVTALDPDVVAALARMPWAGNVRELENLIERLVVLGSQSTVDLSLLRHHASGGALEPHPLAAAYEQVVPLRQLESEYIAWVVARCGGNKTRAAELLGIDVSTIHRRRSDTGISQR; this comes from the coding sequence ATGCCGTCTAGCGCGCGCATCCTCGTGGTGGATGACCACGAGGAGATGGGGCAGATGATGCAGGCACCGCTCGAGGACGCGGGCTACCGGGTGGACCTGGCAACGGGCGGAGCGGACGCCATCGCCCAGCTCCGCGCCCGCCTCTACGACGTGGTGCTGTGCGATTTGCGCATGGAGGACGTGGACGGGATGGACGTGCTGGCGGCGGCGCGGAAGCTCGACCCCGAGCTGCCGGTGCTGCTGATGACCGCCTTCGGCGCGGTGGAGAGCGCGGTGGAGGCGATGAAGCGCGGCGCGTACCACTACCTCACCAAGCCCTTCCGCCTGGACGAGGTGCTCCTCTACGTCGGGCGCGCGGTGGAGGAGCGGCGCCTGCGCGCCGAGCACCGCGACCTCAAGCGGCAGGTGGCCGACCGCAGCGGCCTGGGCTCGCTCATCGGCCGCGGCGCTTCCATGCAGGCGCTCTACGCGCTCATCGAACGCGTGGCCCAATCCGGCGCCCCGGTGCTGGTGCGCGGCGAGAGCGGCAGCGGCAAGGAGCTCGTCGCCCGGGCACTGCACTCGGAGGGGCCCCGGCGGCCCGGGCCCTTCGTGGCGGTCAACTGCACCGCGCTGCCCCACGCGCTGCTGGAGAGCGAGCTGTTCGGCCACCTCAAGGGTGCCTTCACCGGCGCCACCACCGCGCGCCGGGGCCTCTTCGTCGAGGCGGACGGCGGCACGCTCTTCCTCGATGAAATCGGGGACATGCCGCCCGAGCTCCAGGCGAAGCTCTTGCGCGTGCTGGAGGACGGCGAGGTGCGGGCCGTGGGGGCGGACGGCTCTCGCAGCGTGGACGTGCGCGTCATCGCCGCCACCCACCAGGATTTGGAGGCCCGGGTGAAGGAGGGCCGCTTCCGGGCGGACCTCTTCTACCGGCTCAACGTGGTGTCGCTGCGGATTCCTCCGCTGCGCGAGCGGCCCGAGGACATTCCCATGCTCGTCGAGCACTTCGTGGCCCGGGCACGCACCCGCAACCCGCGCTCCCCCGTCACCGCGCTGGACCCGGACGTGGTCGCCGCGCTCGCGCGCATGCCCTGGGCCGGCAACGTGCGCGAGCTGGAGAACCTCATCGAACGCCTGGTGGTGCTCGGCAGTCAGTCCACCGTGGACCTGTCGCTCCTGCGGCATCACGCCTCGGGGGGTGCACTGGAACCCCACCCGCTGGCCGCGGCCTACGAGCAGGTGGTGCCACTGCGGCAGCTCGAGAGCGAGTACATCGCCTGGGTGGTCGCCCGCTGCGGAGGCAACAAGACGCGCGCGGCGGAGCTGCTGGGGATTGATGTCTCCACCATTCACAGACGGCGCTCCGACACCGGCATTTCGCAACGCTAG
- a CDS encoding peptidoglycan-binding protein, with translation MATSDDGFASWSPHHEPHASGSSSEVTSPEVFSGTGTAPEDLLRDWRTSFGPHEIWKPEEPPAEDASRARAARLRAADAASSKLEGEVGSAVQRCPLKHPNHAVEVVLTSDDGPVAGAVVELRRKGKAGILTLRADSQGRVRFEGLLDSDTHQVRALGVGTWALEGTGPLPGDRATSAFDAAWAAPSTSGESGRYKVAQGESLWTLAVRLGLDSQTLWKNNPDLHQGQRSPDVLAPDDVVNLTESQPTLVEVGTGQEARLRCERAEARARLRFQDEEGAARSGLGFLITVTTRDGSEHSWTGKTDGAGALDEAVPAEAVTMELTLATEPHPETYHFRFAHLDPLETISGVQGRLFNLGFWCGSERNEVGPLTRRALAEFQKKYGLRESGEIDEPTRTQLAKLYSP, from the coding sequence ATGGCAACCTCTGACGACGGCTTCGCGAGTTGGTCCCCGCACCACGAGCCGCACGCATCCGGCTCCAGCAGCGAGGTCACCTCGCCGGAGGTCTTCAGCGGCACGGGTACGGCGCCGGAGGACCTGCTTCGGGACTGGCGCACGAGCTTCGGTCCGCACGAAATCTGGAAGCCCGAAGAGCCCCCCGCGGAGGACGCGTCACGCGCGCGCGCCGCGCGCCTTCGGGCCGCCGACGCCGCCTCCTCCAAGCTGGAAGGCGAGGTGGGCAGCGCCGTCCAACGCTGCCCCCTGAAGCACCCGAACCACGCGGTCGAGGTGGTGCTCACCAGCGATGACGGCCCCGTCGCGGGCGCCGTCGTCGAGCTCCGCCGCAAGGGGAAGGCCGGCATCCTCACCCTGCGAGCGGACTCCCAGGGACGGGTCCGCTTCGAAGGCCTGCTCGACTCCGATACCCATCAGGTGCGGGCCCTCGGCGTCGGCACGTGGGCGCTCGAAGGCACCGGGCCGCTCCCGGGGGACCGCGCGACTTCGGCCTTCGATGCGGCGTGGGCCGCGCCCTCCACGTCCGGTGAGTCGGGGCGATACAAGGTGGCGCAGGGCGAATCCCTCTGGACGCTCGCCGTCCGATTGGGCCTCGACTCACAGACCCTGTGGAAGAACAACCCCGACCTCCACCAGGGGCAGCGCAGCCCCGATGTGCTCGCCCCCGACGACGTCGTCAACCTGACGGAGAGCCAGCCGACCCTCGTGGAGGTCGGCACCGGTCAGGAGGCGCGGCTCCGCTGCGAGCGGGCCGAGGCGCGAGCACGCCTGCGCTTCCAGGATGAGGAGGGCGCCGCACGCTCCGGGCTTGGCTTCCTCATCACGGTGACCACCCGCGACGGGTCGGAGCATTCCTGGACCGGGAAGACGGATGGCGCCGGGGCGCTCGACGAGGCCGTCCCGGCCGAAGCGGTGACGATGGAGCTCACGCTGGCCACCGAGCCCCATCCCGAGACCTATCATTTCCGGTTCGCGCACCTGGACCCGCTCGAGACGATTTCCGGCGTCCAGGGGCGGCTCTTCAATCTCGGGTTCTGGTGCGGCTCGGAGCGCAACGAAGTGGGCCCGCTGACCCGCCGCGCGCTCGCTGAGTTCCAGAAGAAGTACGGCCTGCGTGAGTCGGGCGAAATCGATGAACCGACCCGGACGCAGCTCGCGAAGCTGTACTCGCCTTGA
- a CDS encoding MarR family winged helix-turn-helix transcriptional regulator, whose amino-acid sequence MTRETPVGQPLPMKARRVATARSTGAVPAQPDLGEVLEFMRLLWAVAQGLSTASKGMEAVLGLTDLQRLVLQLVEQSPGITATRLASVLHVHPSTLTGVVKRLVKRGYLVRQDDPGDMRRALLFVTGPGSALVIPATGTVEAATQRLLLRMPAESLTEARELLTALSEELHRVEPPGGER is encoded by the coding sequence ATGACCCGTGAAACCCCGGTGGGTCAGCCCCTGCCCATGAAGGCGAGGCGTGTCGCCACGGCCCGCTCCACGGGCGCCGTGCCCGCGCAGCCGGACCTGGGCGAGGTGCTGGAGTTCATGCGGCTGCTGTGGGCGGTGGCCCAGGGCCTGAGCACCGCCTCGAAGGGAATGGAGGCCGTGCTGGGACTGACGGACCTCCAGCGGCTGGTGCTCCAGTTGGTGGAGCAGTCCCCTGGCATCACCGCCACCCGGCTCGCGAGCGTCCTCCACGTCCACCCCAGCACCCTCACCGGCGTGGTGAAGCGGCTGGTGAAGCGAGGCTATCTGGTGCGCCAGGACGACCCGGGTGACATGCGCCGGGCGCTGCTCTTCGTGACCGGGCCGGGAAGCGCGCTGGTCATCCCAGCCACCGGCACCGTCGAGGCCGCCACCCAGCGGCTGCTCCTGCGCATGCCAGCGGAGTCCCTGACGGAGGCGCGGGAGCTGCTCACCGCGCTCTCCGAGGAGCTGCACCGCGTGGAGCCGCCTGGCGGCGAGCGCTGA
- a CDS encoding DUF3014 domain-containing protein, producing the protein MNTPENAPTPSSVPSTRSSRGPLVATALVVVLLVGGVAAYLLRAPEPAPAPAPVPEQAAPVAAVPAPPAVQLSGTDPRVRELLRGLSSDADFLRWLSAEDLVRRFTAATNLVAEGQSPRAPLSFMAPTGGFRVVKRAGRTVMAPEGQARYDGVVRALASVDVKGVQRVYQELEPLLDAAHAEMAPPGRSLKQALAQAIGRLTRVEVPRGPVELTPKGALYVYADPRLEALGGAEKHLLRMGPENMRKVQAKLSELAGALGLPSPEQAGQP; encoded by the coding sequence ATGAACACCCCTGAGAACGCGCCCACGCCGTCGTCCGTCCCATCCACCCGTTCCTCTCGCGGGCCGCTGGTGGCCACCGCCCTGGTCGTGGTGCTGCTCGTCGGAGGCGTGGCCGCATACCTGCTGCGCGCGCCCGAGCCCGCCCCCGCGCCCGCCCCGGTGCCCGAGCAGGCGGCACCCGTCGCGGCCGTCCCCGCCCCTCCAGCGGTGCAGCTGTCCGGAACCGACCCGCGCGTGAGGGAGCTGCTGCGTGGACTCTCCAGCGACGCGGACTTCCTGCGCTGGCTGTCCGCCGAGGACCTCGTCCGCCGCTTCACCGCCGCCACGAACCTCGTCGCCGAGGGACAGAGCCCGCGTGCGCCGCTGTCCTTCATGGCGCCCACCGGAGGCTTTCGCGTCGTGAAGCGCGCCGGGCGGACCGTCATGGCGCCGGAGGGACAGGCCCGCTACGACGGCGTCGTCCGGGCCCTGGCCTCGGTGGACGTGAAGGGCGTGCAGCGCGTGTACCAGGAGCTCGAGCCGCTGCTGGACGCGGCCCACGCGGAGATGGCCCCGCCCGGGCGGAGCCTGAAGCAGGCCCTGGCCCAGGCCATTGGCAGGCTCACCCGCGTCGAGGTGCCTCGCGGCCCGGTGGAGCTCACCCCGAAGGGCGCGCTCTACGTCTATGCGGACCCGCGCCTGGAGGCCCTGGGCGGCGCCGAGAAGCACCTGCTGCGCATGGGGCCGGAGAACATGCGCAAGGTGCAGGCGAAGCTCTCGGAGCTGGCCGGAGCCCTGGGCCTGCCTTCACCCGAGCAGGCCGGGCAGCCATGA
- a CDS encoding ATP-binding protein: MQRPLVPILLLLMALASVAGGAVWFIQRDRQALVEQFGQERHAQLEEAASGVSKSLEDLGDNLRFASELLAQPGSAGDHRRELRALLEAVGQYRAIAVLGPDGGELLTLVDNRSRHLPADAVRPPALADTARQALTAPPGSIVASHPLGSSASGWMRVFAIPIPTDGGGGAVAILVDTEPLFAPLRLVTVDENTRLLLLGVHGTPAPMSDPTLASWYARLEEAGSTHVPGLRALVERMRGGESGTLRLDEAEADRLGLGPADVVATFMPLRMSGESSWSVATLSSTRALRTHERTLVLRLSLAALLVAVFLVTFGAYVVLANRRAVQLRESRRHAAQLAHLHEKTQKILDHIPTGVLALSHEGRISAVNQALRSRLPATVLGSSLAEAFPDAPSAVVKQLEALVASAREGGGVRSLHGEPLNLFSEKGQYNVHAVPLEHRDGEVRSLLVLEDLSNVRMLEDQLLRAEKLATVGVLAAGVAHEIGTPLGIIRGHAEYMLQKAGGTEHPQGRGLGAIVTQIDRVSRIIRQLLDLSRLQPARARAISLAPVVRGLQELLHVEAERRRVRFEVDVPERLPALAADADQLQQVLLNLTLNACDACSAGGSVRLSAGESPEAGVVEIRIQDDGRGIAPEHLHQVFDPFFTTKKRGQGTGLGLTMVAQIVRNHGGRVEVDSKPGLGTLVMLRWPTAAVPGLEERHAV; this comes from the coding sequence ATGCAACGCCCCCTCGTCCCCATCCTCCTGCTGTTGATGGCCCTGGCCAGCGTGGCGGGCGGTGCGGTGTGGTTCATCCAGCGGGACCGCCAGGCGCTCGTCGAGCAGTTCGGCCAGGAGCGGCACGCCCAGCTGGAGGAGGCCGCCAGCGGCGTCTCCAAGTCCCTGGAGGACCTGGGGGACAACCTGCGCTTCGCGAGCGAGCTGCTCGCCCAGCCGGGCTCCGCCGGAGACCACCGCCGGGAGCTGCGTGCCCTGCTGGAGGCCGTGGGACAGTACCGGGCCATCGCCGTGCTCGGGCCGGATGGCGGCGAGCTGCTCACCCTGGTGGACAATCGGTCGCGCCACCTGCCGGCCGATGCCGTCCGCCCTCCGGCCCTGGCGGACACCGCGCGCCAGGCGCTCACGGCGCCGCCGGGGAGCATCGTCGCGTCCCACCCGCTGGGCTCCTCCGCCTCCGGGTGGATGCGCGTGTTCGCCATCCCCATCCCCACCGACGGGGGCGGCGGCGCCGTCGCCATCCTCGTGGACACCGAGCCCCTCTTCGCGCCGCTGCGCCTGGTGACGGTGGATGAGAACACCCGGCTGCTGCTGCTCGGCGTCCACGGCACCCCCGCCCCCATGAGCGACCCGACCCTGGCCTCCTGGTACGCGCGCCTGGAGGAGGCCGGGAGCACGCACGTGCCCGGCCTGCGCGCGCTGGTGGAGCGCATGCGCGGCGGCGAGTCCGGGACGCTGAGGCTCGACGAGGCCGAGGCGGACCGGCTCGGCCTGGGGCCGGCCGACGTGGTGGCCACCTTCATGCCCCTGCGCATGAGCGGCGAGTCCTCCTGGTCCGTCGCCACGCTCTCCTCCACGCGGGCGCTGCGCACCCACGAGCGCACCCTCGTCCTGCGCCTGTCCCTGGCGGCGCTCCTCGTCGCCGTCTTCCTGGTGACGTTCGGCGCGTACGTCGTGCTCGCCAACCGCCGCGCCGTGCAGCTTCGCGAGAGCCGCCGCCATGCCGCCCAGCTCGCGCACCTGCACGAGAAGACACAGAAGATTCTCGACCACATCCCCACCGGCGTCCTCGCCCTGAGCCACGAGGGCCGCATCAGCGCGGTGAACCAGGCCCTCCGCTCGCGCCTGCCCGCCACCGTGCTGGGCAGCAGCCTCGCCGAGGCCTTTCCGGACGCGCCCTCCGCCGTGGTGAAGCAGCTCGAAGCGCTGGTGGCGTCCGCGCGCGAGGGCGGCGGCGTCCGGAGCCTGCATGGGGAGCCACTCAACCTCTTCAGCGAGAAGGGGCAGTACAACGTCCACGCGGTGCCGCTGGAGCACCGGGATGGCGAGGTCCGCTCCCTGCTGGTGCTGGAGGACCTGAGCAACGTGCGCATGCTGGAGGACCAGCTCTTGCGCGCGGAGAAGCTGGCCACGGTGGGCGTGCTCGCAGCGGGCGTGGCCCACGAGATTGGCACTCCGCTGGGCATCATCCGCGGGCACGCCGAGTACATGCTCCAGAAGGCGGGCGGGACGGAGCATCCCCAGGGCCGGGGCCTCGGCGCCATCGTCACCCAGATTGACAGGGTGAGCCGCATCATCCGCCAGCTCCTGGACCTCTCGCGCCTGCAGCCCGCCAGGGCTCGCGCCATCTCGCTCGCGCCCGTGGTGCGCGGCCTCCAGGAGCTGCTCCACGTGGAGGCGGAGCGCCGGCGCGTGCGGTTCGAGGTCGACGTGCCCGAGCGGCTCCCTGCCCTCGCGGCCGACGCGGACCAGCTCCAGCAGGTGCTGCTCAACCTCACCCTCAATGCCTGTGATGCATGCAGCGCCGGAGGCTCCGTGAGGCTGAGCGCGGGCGAGAGTCCGGAGGCGGGCGTGGTGGAAATCCGAATCCAGGACGATGGCCGCGGCATCGCCCCGGAGCACCTGCACCAGGTGTTCGACCCCTTCTTCACCACCAAGAAGCGGGGCCAGGGCACGGGCCTGGGCCTCACCATGGTGGCGCAGATCGTCCGCAACCACGGCGGCCGCGTCGAGGTGGACAGCAAGCCCGGCCTGGGCACCCTCGTCATGCTGCGGTGGCCCACGGCCGCCGTCCCCGGTTTGGAGGAGCGACATGCCGTCTAG